Part of the Streptomyces sp. NBC_00457 genome, GTCAGCTCCGCGTGGTCGCCGCGCCACCACTCGATGAACTGCTCGTGCGTCCATTCCGGAGGACGGGCTGCCAGCAGGACGAGGTTGTACATGACGGTCCTCCGTACGCGATCGGATCACAGTGTTCGGGTCACAGGGGTGGTCAGTCGAAGCGAATCTCGGACGAGCGGCCGATCAGCAGGCGCTGCAGCCGGCCTTCGCCGTTCACCCGCCCCGCGGCGACGAAGCTCGCCTCGGGGACACCGGCGCGTCGTACCTCCCCGAGGAACAGCTCGTCCTGGCCGAGCGTGGTCGCCGACAGCCGATGGTGAGTGCGGGTGCCCTTCTCGCGCTGTTCGAGGTAGCCGACGAGGGCGGCGCGGTCGCCGGCGAAGTCGGTGGCGTTGCCGTCACCGGTGGAGAACAGGATGGAGAGCGAGAAGTCGTCGCTGATCAGGTCGAGGATCTTGGACGGCTCGTCCCCGTCGAGGATCTCGAACCATGCGGTGAGGAAGGGGGCGGCGGTCGAGGTGTCGGTCATGTCCGGCTCCTGTCGTTCGTGGCCTGCCCGGACCAGTCGACGAGCTCGAAGGAGGTGGTGAAGAATGACTGGTAGCGCGCCAGGAGTCCGGCGGGCGATACGACCGCTGCCGACAGGAAGGAACCGGTGTACCGCCCGCCCTCCGTGACCACTCCGTAGACGGTTTCGACGTCGCCGTCCCGGCTGTAGCGCAGGATCTCGTGCGCCCGGTCCACGGGATTGCGGCCGGCGATGTATGCGGCGAAGTCCTCCTTCGACTTGCCGATGACCTCCTTGCCCGGCAGGGCGATGAGGAAGCGGAAGTCGGGTTCGAGCAAGTCCAGTGTCCGCTCGGGACGCCCGCTGTCCATGCTGGCCATGTATGCACGCAACGCCATAGGAGCCCCTTCAGATCAACCTGATTCAAATTCAATTCAGTTTGGATGGTAATCCCGTGGAAACAGACCTGGCAATAGTGCGTCACGAAGCTTCCGCGGCGGTAGCGCGGCGTCGGAAGGGGGAACGACGAAGCCCCCTGACGGATGTCCGGCAGGGGGCAAGGAGGAGAGCGGGGCGGGCCGCTCAGGGCGTCACGTGGCGACCATCCGTACGCAGGCGCCCTCGATCAGTTCGCTGACCTCCGACAGCGGTGTCGGCCCCGACGGCCGGTACCACCGCCAGACGCTCACGATCAGGCCGAGCAAGCTCGAGCCCAGCAGTTGCGCGTCCCGCAGCGGGAACGCGCCCTGCGACATGCCCCGTACGAGAAGGTTGGTCCAGTCCCGCTCGACGAGTTGGACCAGCTGACGGGCCGCGACGCGCTCGGCCTCCTCACGCTTGGACTTCCGGGCGCCGGAGAGCAGGTCCATGTGGTTCTGCAGGATGCGCATCTGCAGGACCTCCTGGTCGGAGACGTCGTACGCCGCGCGTACGGCCGCCCGCAGCGCCTCGACCGGGTCGGCGACGTCCGCGGTCGCCTCCGTGAACTTGTCGTGGGAGCGCTGGAGCTCCAGCCGCATGATGGTGAGCAGGCAGTGGGTCTTCGACTCGAAGTAGTGATACAGCGCCGTCTGCCCGATGCCGACCCGCTCCGCCACGGTGGACCACTTGGTGGCCTCGAACCCTGTCTCGCCGAAGCAGTCGACGGCAGCCGCCAGAATGGCGGCACGCTTGGACCTCGGTCCCGCTTCCGGTTCAACGATCCTTGTCGCCATGACCTACCTGTCTCCTGGCTGCCGCCCACCTCGTAGGTACCCGAGAGTAGCCCCAAGCTGAACTCAGTTGCCAATCGACTTCAGGTCAAAGGCGCTCGAGCACCGTCGCATTGGCCATGCCACCGCCCTCGCACATCGTCTGCAGCCCATAGCGCGAGCCGGTCCTGCGCAGCTGGTGGACGAGCGTGGTCATCAGCCGGGCGCCGGTGGCGCCGAGCGGATGTCCGAGCGCGATGGCGCCGCCGAAGGCGTTGACCCGTTCCTCGGCGGCGCCGATCTCCTTCTGCCAGGCCAGCACCACGGAGGCGAAGGCCTCGTTGATCTCGACCAGGTCGATCTCGTCGATCGACAGTCCGGCCCTGTCCAGGACCTTCTCGGTGGCGGGGATCGGGCCGGTCAGCATGTGGATCGGGTCGGAGCCGACCACGGCCATGGTGTGCACGCGTGCGAGCGGGGTCAGACCGTGGCGGCGTACCGCCTCCCCGGATGCGATCAGCAGGGCGGCGGCACCGTCGGAGATCTGGCTGGCGACGGCGGCAGTCAGCCGGCCGTCCTCGGTGAGGGTCTTCAGTCCCGCCATCTTCTCGAGCGTGGTGTCGGCGCGCGGGCCCTCGTCGGCGGCGAGCCCGAACGCCGGGGTGATCTCGTCGTCGAAGACGCCGTCGGCCTGGGCGGCGAGGGCCCGCTGGTGGCTGGTGAGCGCGAACCGCTCCATGTCCGTACGGGAGATGCCCCACTTCTCGGCGATCAGCTCGGCCCCGCGGAACTGCGACACCTCCTGGTCCCCGAAGTGCTCGCGCCAGCCGTCCCCCGCAAACGGACTGCCCATGCCGGCCTGTTCGCCGACGAACATCGGGCTGGCGATGGGCACCAGGCTCATCACCTCCACACCACCGGCGACCACCAGGTCGGCGGCGCCCGAGCCGACCGCCTGGGCGGCGAAGTGCACGGCCTGCTGGGAGGAGCCGCACTGGCGGTCGATGGTGGTGCCGGGAACGTGCTGCGGCAGTCCCGCCGACAGCCAGGCGGTGCGGGCGATGTTCCCGGTCTGTGCGCCGATCTGGCTGACGCACCCGAAGTACACGTCGTCGACGGCGCCCGGGTCGGCGCCGGTGCGTTCCAGCAGGGCGCGCAGCACATGGGCGCCGAGGTCGGCGGGGTGCACGCCGCTCAGCGCGCCCTTGCGGCGGCCGACGGGGGTGCGGACGGCTCCGACGATGAATGCTTCCGACACGGTGGGCAGGCTGGGCACGGTGGGCTCCATGGGTTTCGGGGACGGGATCAGGTTCCGGAGATCCTGGGCGGTACGCGCGTGAAGTCCGGCGTCCGCTTGTCGAGGAAGGCGGCGACGCCCTCGCGGCCCGCGTCGGAGGCGGCCGCGGCGGCGAGCGCACGTGCCTCGCGGTCCAGGTGCGGGCCCAGGTCCTCGGTCAGCC contains:
- a CDS encoding TetR/AcrR family transcriptional regulator; translation: MATRIVEPEAGPRSKRAAILAAAVDCFGETGFEATKWSTVAERVGIGQTALYHYFESKTHCLLTIMRLELQRSHDKFTEATADVADPVEALRAAVRAAYDVSDQEVLQMRILQNHMDLLSGARKSKREEAERVAARQLVQLVERDWTNLLVRGMSQGAFPLRDAQLLGSSLLGLIVSVWRWYRPSGPTPLSEVSELIEGACVRMVAT
- a CDS encoding nuclear transport factor 2 family protein codes for the protein MALRAYMASMDSGRPERTLDLLEPDFRFLIALPGKEVIGKSKEDFAAYIAGRNPVDRAHEILRYSRDGDVETVYGVVTEGGRYTGSFLSAAVVSPAGLLARYQSFFTTSFELVDWSGQATNDRSRT
- a CDS encoding acetyl-CoA C-acetyltransferase; translation: MSEAFIVGAVRTPVGRRKGALSGVHPADLGAHVLRALLERTGADPGAVDDVYFGCVSQIGAQTGNIARTAWLSAGLPQHVPGTTIDRQCGSSQQAVHFAAQAVGSGAADLVVAGGVEVMSLVPIASPMFVGEQAGMGSPFAGDGWREHFGDQEVSQFRGAELIAEKWGISRTDMERFALTSHQRALAAQADGVFDDEITPAFGLAADEGPRADTTLEKMAGLKTLTEDGRLTAAVASQISDGAAALLIASGEAVRRHGLTPLARVHTMAVVGSDPIHMLTGPIPATEKVLDRAGLSIDEIDLVEINEAFASVVLAWQKEIGAAEERVNAFGGAIALGHPLGATGARLMTTLVHQLRRTGSRYGLQTMCEGGGMANATVLERL